From the genome of Hymenobacter cellulosilyticus, one region includes:
- a CDS encoding ABC transporter permease: MDAGVLLLIALLTSVPRLVLVLAIAAVQSSSVFSLLAILSLTYWTVSAQLVRAEMLRIRQLPFVEAAQALGIPHWQIIIRHTWPVLCKTIAAYLPLSVATLIGFETTLSFLGVGLPPEVASWGRLLATARQDPTAWWLIAFPATTILLTILALRRLIVSSADKAH, translated from the coding sequence GTGGATGCCGGCGTGCTTCTCCTCATTGCGCTGCTGACTTCAGTGCCGCGACTTGTTCTGGTGTTAGCCATTGCCGCAGTGCAGTCATCTTCTGTATTCTCGCTGCTAGCAATACTTTCGCTTACTTACTGGACAGTCTCTGCGCAGTTGGTGCGGGCTGAGATGCTACGTATTCGGCAGTTACCTTTTGTGGAAGCTGCCCAGGCGCTGGGAATACCGCATTGGCAAATTATTATACGTCATACTTGGCCCGTCCTGTGTAAAACCATTGCCGCTTATTTACCGCTCAGTGTAGCTACGCTCATCGGCTTCGAAACCACTCTTTCCTTCCTGGGAGTGGGCCTACCGCCTGAAGTCGCAAGCTGGGGCCGCTTGCTGGCTACAGCCCGGCAGGACCCTACTGCCTGGTGGCTCATTGCCTTTCCTGCCACCACTATTTTGCTGACGATCCTGGCACTGCGGCGGCTTATCGTTTCTTCGGCTGATAAAGCCCATTAA